The Felis catus isolate Fca126 chromosome X, F.catus_Fca126_mat1.0, whole genome shotgun sequence genome includes a region encoding these proteins:
- the MMGT1 gene encoding ER membrane protein complex subunit 5, which yields MAPSLWKGLVGVGLFALAHAAFSAAQHRSYMRLTEKEDESLPIDIVLQTLLAFAVTCYGIVHIAGEFKDMDATSELKNKTFDTLRNHPSFYVFNHRGRVLFRPSDTTNSSNQDALSSNTSLKLRKLESLRR from the exons ATGGCGCCGTCGCTATGGAAGGGGCTGGTGGGCGTCGGCCTCTTTGCCCTAGCCCACGCGGCCTTTTCCGCTGCTCAGC ATCGTTCTTATATGCGATtaacagaaaaggaagatgaatCACTGCCAATAGAT ATAGTTCTTCAGACACTTCTGGCCTTTGCAGTTACCTGTTATGGTATAGTTCATATTGCAGGGGAGTTTAAAGACATGGATGCCACTTCagaactaaaaaataa gacatTTGACACATTAAGGAATCACccatcattttatgtatttaatcatCGTGGTCGAGTGCTGTTCCGGCCTTCGGATACAACAAACTCTTCAAATCAAGATGCATTGTCCTCTAATACATCATTGAAGTTACGAAAACTTGAATCACTGCGTCGTTAA